A stretch of Anas platyrhynchos isolate ZD024472 breed Pekin duck chromosome 29, IASCAAS_PekinDuck_T2T, whole genome shotgun sequence DNA encodes these proteins:
- the ANO8 gene encoding anoctamin-8 isoform X1 has translation MRRVPVQCETGDGGTGHGDSEPPWHGHPRAGWGLCPYKNPSRGVTRGPWGPSPSPLFAAARGLPGFPWRPAAFSLSPFFLPFSISLRRGPAGARPHRGAASRDKLFGKRLLQAGRYIMSHKAWMKTVPTENCDVLMTFPDTTDDHTLLWLLNHIRLGIPELIVQVRHHKHTRVYAFFVTATYESLLRGADEIGLRKPVKAEFGGGMRSFSCEEDYIYENIENELYFFTSQERQNIIRYWLENLRAKQGEALHNIHFLEGQPIIPELAARGVIQQVFPLHEQRILKRLMKSWVQAICEAQPLDEICDYFGVKIAMYFAWLGFYTSAMVYPAVFGSILYTFTESDQTSQDICCVVFAIFNVIWATLFLEEWKRRGAEFAYKWGTLDTPAESIEEPRPQFRGIKRISPVTSAEEFYYPPWKRLLFQCLVSLPVCLACLSFVFLVMLGCFQLQEFVLSIKELPRIIRFLPKIVLAVIVTTCDEVYKKIAYWLNDMENYRLQSAYEKHLIIKIVLFQFVNSYLSLFYIGFYLKDMERLKELLLIFSLSQSLMRQLKEALLPFIFLHLHLSLIFFKGLLGFCWRLGVSKMLATLLITRQFLQNVKEVSQPHLYRRLRRGDLSLRSLREVAHAVLRLLARPRGPPAPGAAPEGSRGEKKCLNGGCGVPEEEEEEEERRESDSEDESALDCGLKLKKVSFIEKAERRGTEPGGPEDESFLEEGSPTMVEKGMDPASVFELGEDEDDAEGPPGSPVKAAEPVAVLRGGRRRRAAESREEEEGEEEGRKRNRASWIDPPEEDYSTQLTQAEVESCMKKYEDTFQDYQEMFIQFGYVVLFSSAFPLAAMCALVNNVIEIRSDAFKLCTGLQRPFGQRVESIGQWQKVMEAMGVLAIVVNCYLIAQCGQLQRLFPWLSPEGAIISVVVLEHFALLLKYVIQVAIPDIPAWVAEEMAKLEYQRREAFKKHERQAQHHFQQQQRRKREEEERQRHAEYQARKERESNRDEAKPEAAGQDPAHEKSQGKGKGSGGTSHGSDKPKRPSSLLATNNVMKLKQIIPLQGKFLSGGAGAGSTAAARSPQSPTGSDNKLPGFLSFKFLKSPETKRDAGTEKVQSPTKPFNPGKLFNFGKSEGASGNGAAATASPQPRPGPSTDGGERPGPSKSHLNGVPEDGGREEPEPRAEEESGGYKL, from the exons ATGCGCCGGGTCCCCGTCCAGTGTGAGACAGGTGATGGGGGCACCGGGCATGGGGACAGCGAGCCTCCATGGCACGGCCACCCCAGAGCAGGATGGGGGCTGTGTCCCTACAAAAACCCCAGCCGGGGGGTGACAAGGGGACCCTGGGgaccgtccccatccccgctcTTCGCAGCGGCACGGGGCCTCCCCGGGTTTCCATGGAGACCGGCTGCTTTTTCGCTCTCCCCATTTTTCCTGCCATTTTCCATCTCCCTGCGCCGCGGCCCTGCCGGAGCCCGGCCCCACCGAGGGGCTGCGAGCAGAG ACAAGCTTTTTGGGAAGCGGCTGCTCCAAGCCGGGCGCTACATCATGTCCCACAAAGCCTGGATGAAGACGGTGCCCACGGAGAACTGCGACGTGCTGATGACCTTCCCGG ACACCACGGACGACCACACGCTGCTCTGGCTGCTCAACCACATCCGCCTCGGCATCCCCGAGCTCATCGTGCAGGTCCGGCACCACAAGCACACCCGCGTCTACGCCTTCTTCGTCACCGCCACCTACGAGAG cctcctgcgTGGGGCCGATGAGATCGGGCTGCGGAAGCCGGTGAAAGCCGAGTTCGGCGGGGGCATGCGGAGCTTCTCCTGCGAGGAGGATTACATCTACGAGAACATCGAGAACGAGCTTTACTTCTTCACCTCTCAG GAACGGCAAAACATCATCAGGTACTGGCTGGAGAACCTGCGCGCCAAGCAGGGCGAGGCGCTGCACAACATCCACTTCCTCGAGGGGCAGCCCATCA TCCCGGAGCTGGCGGCCCGCGGCGTCATCCAGCAGGTCTTCCCGCTGCACGAGCAGAGGATCCTCAAGCGGCTCATGAAGTCCTGGGTGCAGGCGATCTGCGAGGCTCAGCCGCTCG ATGAGATCTGCGACTACTTCGGCGTGAAGATCGCCATGTACTTCGCCTGGCTCGGCTTCTACACCTCGGCCATGGTGTACCCCGCCGTCTTCGGCTCCATCCTCTACACCTTCACCGAGAGCGACCAG ACCAGCCAGGACATCTGCTGCGTGGTCTTTGCCATCTTCAACGTCATCTGGGCCACGCTGTTCCTGGAGGAGTGGAAGCGCCGCGGGGCCGAGTTCGCCTACAAGTGGGGGACGCTGGACACCCCCGCCGAGTCCATCGAAGAGCCCCGGCCCCAGTTCAGG GGCATTAAGAGAATCAGCCCCGTGACCAGCGCAGAGGAGTTCTACTACCCGCCGTGGAAGCGCCTCCTCTTCCAGTGCCTGGTCAGCCTGCCCGTCTGCCTCGCCTGCCTCTCCTTCGTCTTCCTCGTCATGCTGGGCTGCTTCCAGCTCCAG GAGTTCGTGCTGAGCATCAAGGAGCTGCCCCGCATCATCCGCTTCCTGCCCAAAATCGTCCTGGCCGTCATCGTCACGACCTGCGACGAGGTTTACAAGAAGATCGCCTACTGGCTGAACGACATGG AGAACTACCGCCTGCAGAGTGCCTACGAGAAACACCTCATCATCAAAATCGTCCTG TTTCAGTTTGTAAATTCATACCTAAGTCTTTTCTACATCGGTTTCTACCTCAAAGACATGGAGCGGCTCAAGGAG CTCCTGCtcatcttctctctctcccaaaGCCTCATGCGTCAGCTCAAAGAGGCTCTCCTCCCCTTCatcttcctccacctccacctctccCTCATCTTCTTTAAGGGCCTCCTGGGCTTTTGCTGGAGACTGGGAGTATCCAAA atgctggccacgctgctcaTCACCCGCCAGTTCCTGCAGAACGTCAAGGAGGTGTCGCAGCCCCACCTCTACCGCCGGCTGCGCCGGGGGGACCTCAGCCTCCGCAGCCTCCGCGAGGTCGCCCATGCCGTCCTCCGCCTGCTCGCCCGTCCCCgcggccccccagcccccggagCAGCCCCCGAGGGGTCGCGGGGCGAGAAGAAGTGTCTGaacgggggctgcggggtgccggaggaggaggaggaggaggaagagcggcGCGAGTCGGATTCGGAGGATGAGAGCGCCCTGGACTGCGGGCTGAAGCTGAAGAAGGTGAGCTTCATCGAGAAGGCCGAGCGGCGCGGCACGGAGCCCGGTGGCCCCGAGGACGAGAGTTTCCTGGAGGAGGGCAGCCCCACCATGGTGGAGAAGGGCATGGACCCCGCCTCCGTCTTCGAGCTGGGCGAGGATGAGGATGACGCTGAAGGCCCCCCGGGAAGCCCGGTTAAGGCAGCCGAGCCGGTCGCCGTCCTGCGGGGAGGTCGGAGGAGGAGGGCGGCCgagagcagggaggaggaggagggcgaggaGGAAGGGCGCAAGAGGAACCGAGCCTCCTGGATCGACCCGCCCGAGGAGGATTACTCCACGCAGCTGACGCAGGCAGAGGTGGAGAGCTGCATGAAGAAATACGAG gaCACCTTCCAGGACTACCAGGAGATGTTCATCCAGTTCGGCTACGTGGTGCTCTTCTCCTCCGCCTTCCCCCTGGCTGCCATGTGCGCCCTGGTGAACAACGTCATCGAGATCCGCAGCGACGCCTTCAAGCTGTGCACGGGGCTCCAGCGCCCCTTCGGCCAGCGGGTCGAGAGCATCGGGCAGtggcag AAGGTGATGGAGGCCATGGGCGTCCTGGCCATCGTGGTCAACTGCTACCTGATCGCGCAGTGCGGGCAGCTCCAGCGCCTCTTCCCCTGGCTCAGCCCCGAGGGAGCCATCATCTCCGTGGTGGTGCTGGAG cACTTCGCCCTGCTGCTGAAATACGTGATCCAAGTGGCCATCCCCGACATCCCCGCCTGGGTGGCCGAGGAGATGGCGAAGCTGGAGTACCAGCGCCGCGAGGCCTTCAAG AAGCACGAGCGCCAGGCGCAGCAccacttccagcagcagcagcggcgcaagcgggaggaggaggagcggcagcggcACGCCGAGTACCAGGCCCGCAAGGAGCGCGAGTCCAACCGCGACGAGGCCAAGCCCGAGGCCGCCGGGCAGGACCCGGCCCACGAGAAGAGCCAGGGCAAGGGGAAAGGCTCCGGGGGCACCTCGCACGGCTCCGACAAGCCCAAGCGTCCCAGCTCGCTGCTGGCCACCAACAACGTCATGAAGCTGAAGCAAATCATCCCTCTGCAGGGCAAGTTCCTctccgggggggccggggccggcagCACGGCCGCCGCCAGGTCCCCCCAGTCCCCCACCGGCAGCGATAACAAACTCCCCGGCTTCCTCAGCTTCAAGTTCCTGAAATCCCCCGAGACTAAGAGGGACGCGGGGACCGAGAAGGTCCAGTCGCCCACCAAGCCATTCAACCCCGGCAAGCTCTTCAATTTCGGCAAGTCCGAAGGGGCCAGCGGCAACGGGGCCGCGGCCAccgcctccccccagccccgacCCGGCCCCTCCACGGATGGGGGCGAGCGGCCGGGCCCCAGCAAGTCCCACCTCAACGGGGTGCCGGAGGACGGGGGCCGCGAGGAGCCGGAGCCGCGGGCGGAGGAGGAGAGCGGGGGCTATAAACTTTAA
- the ANO8 gene encoding anoctamin-8 isoform X5, which produces MPEPPAAAQEGERPPRRPPPAADERTEPPAPAGVLDKLFGKRLLQAGRYIMSHKAWMKTVPTENCDVLMTFPDTTDDHTLLWLLNHIRLGIPELIVQVRHHKHTRVYAFFVTATYESLLRGADEIGLRKPVKAEFGGGMRSFSCEEDYIYENIENELYFFTSQERQNIIRYWLENLRAKQGEALHNIHFLEGQPIIPELAARGVIQQVFPLHEQRILKRLMKSWVQAICEAQPLDEICDYFGVKIAMYFAWLGFYTSAMVYPAVFGSILYTFTESDQTSQDICCVVFAIFNVIWATLFLEEWKRRGAEFAYKWGTLDTPAESIEEPRPQFRGIKRISPVTSAEEFYYPPWKRLLFQCLVSLPVCLACLSFVFLVMLGCFQLQEFVLSIKELPRIIRFLPKIVLAVIVTTCDEVYKKIAYWLNDMENYRLQSAYEKHLIIKIVLFQFVNSYLSLFYIGFYLKDMERLKELLLIFSLSQSLMRQLKEALLPFIFLHLHLSLIFFKGLLGFCWRLGVSKMLATLLITRQFLQNVKEVSQPHLYRRLRRGDLSLRSLREVAHAVLRLLARPRGPPAPGAAPEGSRGEKKCLNGGCGVPEEEEEEEERRESDSEDESALDCGLKLKKVSFIEKAERRGTEPGGPEDESFLEEGSPTMVEKGMDPASVFELGEDEDDAEGPPGSPVKAAEPVAVLRGGRRRRAAESREEEEGEEEGRKRNRASWIDPPEEDYSTQLTQAEVESCMKKYEDTFQDYQEMFIQFGYVVLFSSAFPLAAMCALVNNVIEIRSDAFKLCTGLQRPFGQRVESIGQWQKVMEAMGVLAIVVNCYLIAQCGQLQRLFPWLSPEGAIISVVVLEHFALLLKYVIQVAIPDIPAWVAEEMAKLEYQRREAFKKHERQAQHHFQQQQRRKREEEERQRHAEYQARKERESNRDEAKPEAAGQDPAHEKSQGKGKGSGGTSHGSDKPKRPSSLLATNNVMKLKQIIPLQGKFLSGGAGAGSTAAARSPQSPTGSDNKLPGFLSFKFLKSPETKRDAGTEKVQSPTKPFNPGKLFNFGKSEGASGNGAAATASPQPRPGPSTDGGERPGPSKSHLNGVPEDGGREEPEPRAEEESGGYKL; this is translated from the exons ATGCCCGAGCCGCCGGCGGCAGCTCAAGAGGGCGAACGGCCCCCCCGGAGGCCCCCCCCGGCAGCCGACGAAAGAACGGAGCCGCCGGCCCCCGCTGGCGTTTTGG ACAAGCTTTTTGGGAAGCGGCTGCTCCAAGCCGGGCGCTACATCATGTCCCACAAAGCCTGGATGAAGACGGTGCCCACGGAGAACTGCGACGTGCTGATGACCTTCCCGG ACACCACGGACGACCACACGCTGCTCTGGCTGCTCAACCACATCCGCCTCGGCATCCCCGAGCTCATCGTGCAGGTCCGGCACCACAAGCACACCCGCGTCTACGCCTTCTTCGTCACCGCCACCTACGAGAG cctcctgcgTGGGGCCGATGAGATCGGGCTGCGGAAGCCGGTGAAAGCCGAGTTCGGCGGGGGCATGCGGAGCTTCTCCTGCGAGGAGGATTACATCTACGAGAACATCGAGAACGAGCTTTACTTCTTCACCTCTCAG GAACGGCAAAACATCATCAGGTACTGGCTGGAGAACCTGCGCGCCAAGCAGGGCGAGGCGCTGCACAACATCCACTTCCTCGAGGGGCAGCCCATCA TCCCGGAGCTGGCGGCCCGCGGCGTCATCCAGCAGGTCTTCCCGCTGCACGAGCAGAGGATCCTCAAGCGGCTCATGAAGTCCTGGGTGCAGGCGATCTGCGAGGCTCAGCCGCTCG ATGAGATCTGCGACTACTTCGGCGTGAAGATCGCCATGTACTTCGCCTGGCTCGGCTTCTACACCTCGGCCATGGTGTACCCCGCCGTCTTCGGCTCCATCCTCTACACCTTCACCGAGAGCGACCAG ACCAGCCAGGACATCTGCTGCGTGGTCTTTGCCATCTTCAACGTCATCTGGGCCACGCTGTTCCTGGAGGAGTGGAAGCGCCGCGGGGCCGAGTTCGCCTACAAGTGGGGGACGCTGGACACCCCCGCCGAGTCCATCGAAGAGCCCCGGCCCCAGTTCAGG GGCATTAAGAGAATCAGCCCCGTGACCAGCGCAGAGGAGTTCTACTACCCGCCGTGGAAGCGCCTCCTCTTCCAGTGCCTGGTCAGCCTGCCCGTCTGCCTCGCCTGCCTCTCCTTCGTCTTCCTCGTCATGCTGGGCTGCTTCCAGCTCCAG GAGTTCGTGCTGAGCATCAAGGAGCTGCCCCGCATCATCCGCTTCCTGCCCAAAATCGTCCTGGCCGTCATCGTCACGACCTGCGACGAGGTTTACAAGAAGATCGCCTACTGGCTGAACGACATGG AGAACTACCGCCTGCAGAGTGCCTACGAGAAACACCTCATCATCAAAATCGTCCTG TTTCAGTTTGTAAATTCATACCTAAGTCTTTTCTACATCGGTTTCTACCTCAAAGACATGGAGCGGCTCAAGGAG CTCCTGCtcatcttctctctctcccaaaGCCTCATGCGTCAGCTCAAAGAGGCTCTCCTCCCCTTCatcttcctccacctccacctctccCTCATCTTCTTTAAGGGCCTCCTGGGCTTTTGCTGGAGACTGGGAGTATCCAAA atgctggccacgctgctcaTCACCCGCCAGTTCCTGCAGAACGTCAAGGAGGTGTCGCAGCCCCACCTCTACCGCCGGCTGCGCCGGGGGGACCTCAGCCTCCGCAGCCTCCGCGAGGTCGCCCATGCCGTCCTCCGCCTGCTCGCCCGTCCCCgcggccccccagcccccggagCAGCCCCCGAGGGGTCGCGGGGCGAGAAGAAGTGTCTGaacgggggctgcggggtgccggaggaggaggaggaggaggaagagcggcGCGAGTCGGATTCGGAGGATGAGAGCGCCCTGGACTGCGGGCTGAAGCTGAAGAAGGTGAGCTTCATCGAGAAGGCCGAGCGGCGCGGCACGGAGCCCGGTGGCCCCGAGGACGAGAGTTTCCTGGAGGAGGGCAGCCCCACCATGGTGGAGAAGGGCATGGACCCCGCCTCCGTCTTCGAGCTGGGCGAGGATGAGGATGACGCTGAAGGCCCCCCGGGAAGCCCGGTTAAGGCAGCCGAGCCGGTCGCCGTCCTGCGGGGAGGTCGGAGGAGGAGGGCGGCCgagagcagggaggaggaggagggcgaggaGGAAGGGCGCAAGAGGAACCGAGCCTCCTGGATCGACCCGCCCGAGGAGGATTACTCCACGCAGCTGACGCAGGCAGAGGTGGAGAGCTGCATGAAGAAATACGAG gaCACCTTCCAGGACTACCAGGAGATGTTCATCCAGTTCGGCTACGTGGTGCTCTTCTCCTCCGCCTTCCCCCTGGCTGCCATGTGCGCCCTGGTGAACAACGTCATCGAGATCCGCAGCGACGCCTTCAAGCTGTGCACGGGGCTCCAGCGCCCCTTCGGCCAGCGGGTCGAGAGCATCGGGCAGtggcag AAGGTGATGGAGGCCATGGGCGTCCTGGCCATCGTGGTCAACTGCTACCTGATCGCGCAGTGCGGGCAGCTCCAGCGCCTCTTCCCCTGGCTCAGCCCCGAGGGAGCCATCATCTCCGTGGTGGTGCTGGAG cACTTCGCCCTGCTGCTGAAATACGTGATCCAAGTGGCCATCCCCGACATCCCCGCCTGGGTGGCCGAGGAGATGGCGAAGCTGGAGTACCAGCGCCGCGAGGCCTTCAAG AAGCACGAGCGCCAGGCGCAGCAccacttccagcagcagcagcggcgcaagcgggaggaggaggagcggcagcggcACGCCGAGTACCAGGCCCGCAAGGAGCGCGAGTCCAACCGCGACGAGGCCAAGCCCGAGGCCGCCGGGCAGGACCCGGCCCACGAGAAGAGCCAGGGCAAGGGGAAAGGCTCCGGGGGCACCTCGCACGGCTCCGACAAGCCCAAGCGTCCCAGCTCGCTGCTGGCCACCAACAACGTCATGAAGCTGAAGCAAATCATCCCTCTGCAGGGCAAGTTCCTctccgggggggccggggccggcagCACGGCCGCCGCCAGGTCCCCCCAGTCCCCCACCGGCAGCGATAACAAACTCCCCGGCTTCCTCAGCTTCAAGTTCCTGAAATCCCCCGAGACTAAGAGGGACGCGGGGACCGAGAAGGTCCAGTCGCCCACCAAGCCATTCAACCCCGGCAAGCTCTTCAATTTCGGCAAGTCCGAAGGGGCCAGCGGCAACGGGGCCGCGGCCAccgcctccccccagccccgacCCGGCCCCTCCACGGATGGGGGCGAGCGGCCGGGCCCCAGCAAGTCCCACCTCAACGGGGTGCCGGAGGACGGGGGCCGCGAGGAGCCGGAGCCGCGGGCGGAGGAGGAGAGCGGGGGCTATAAACTTTAA
- the ANO8 gene encoding anoctamin-8 isoform X4 has product MPEPPAAAQEGERPPRRPPPAADERTEPPAPAGVLDKLFGKRLLQAGRYIMSHKAWMKTVPTENCDVLMTFPDTTDDHTLLWLLNHIRLGIPELIVQVRHHKHTRVYAFFVTATYESLLRGADEIGLRKPVKAEFGGGMRSFSCEEDYIYENIENELYFFTSQERQNIIRYWLENLRAKQGEALHNIHFLEGQPIIPELAARGVIQQVFPLHEQRILKRLMKSWVQAICEAQPLDEICDYFGVKIAMYFAWLGFYTSAMVYPAVFGSILYTFTESDQTSQDICCVVFAIFNVIWATLFLEEWKRRGAEFAYKWGTLDTPAESIEEPRPQFRGIKRISPVTSAEEFYYPPWKRLLFQCLVSLPVCLACLSFVFLVMLGCFQLQEFVLSIKELPRIIRFLPKIVLAVIVTTCDEVYKKIAYWLNDMENYRLQSAYEKHLIIKIVLFQFVNSYLSLFYIGFYLKDMERLKEMLATLLITRQFLQNVKEVSQPHLYRRLRRGDLSLRSLREVAHAVLRLLARPRGPPAPGAAPEGSRGEKKCLNGGCGVPEEEEEEEERRESDSEDESALDCGLKLKKVSFIEKAERRGTEPGGPEDESFLEEGSPTMVEKGMDPASVFELGEDEDDAEGPPGSPVKAAEPVAVLRGGRRRRAAESREEEEGEEEGRKRNRASWIDPPEEDYSTQLTQAEVESCMKKYEDTFQDYQEMFIQFGYVVLFSSAFPLAAMCALVNNVIEIRSDAFKLCTGLQRPFGQRVESIGQWQKVMEAMGVLAIVVNCYLIAQCGQLQRLFPWLSPEGAIISVVVLEHFALLLKYVIQVAIPDIPAWVAEEMAKLEYQRREAFKKHERQAQHHFQQQQRRKREEEERQRHAEYQARKERESNRDEAKPEAAGQDPAHEKSQGKGKGSGGTSHGSDKPKRPSSLLATNNVMKLKQIIPLQGKFLSGGAGAGSTAAARSPQSPTGSDNKLPGFLSFKFLKSPETKRDAGTEKVQSPTKPFNPGKLFNFGKSEGASGNGAAATASPQPRPGPSTDGGERPGPSKSHLNGVPEDGGREEPEPRAEEESGGYKL; this is encoded by the exons ATGCCCGAGCCGCCGGCGGCAGCTCAAGAGGGCGAACGGCCCCCCCGGAGGCCCCCCCCGGCAGCCGACGAAAGAACGGAGCCGCCGGCCCCCGCTGGCGTTTTGG ACAAGCTTTTTGGGAAGCGGCTGCTCCAAGCCGGGCGCTACATCATGTCCCACAAAGCCTGGATGAAGACGGTGCCCACGGAGAACTGCGACGTGCTGATGACCTTCCCGG ACACCACGGACGACCACACGCTGCTCTGGCTGCTCAACCACATCCGCCTCGGCATCCCCGAGCTCATCGTGCAGGTCCGGCACCACAAGCACACCCGCGTCTACGCCTTCTTCGTCACCGCCACCTACGAGAG cctcctgcgTGGGGCCGATGAGATCGGGCTGCGGAAGCCGGTGAAAGCCGAGTTCGGCGGGGGCATGCGGAGCTTCTCCTGCGAGGAGGATTACATCTACGAGAACATCGAGAACGAGCTTTACTTCTTCACCTCTCAG GAACGGCAAAACATCATCAGGTACTGGCTGGAGAACCTGCGCGCCAAGCAGGGCGAGGCGCTGCACAACATCCACTTCCTCGAGGGGCAGCCCATCA TCCCGGAGCTGGCGGCCCGCGGCGTCATCCAGCAGGTCTTCCCGCTGCACGAGCAGAGGATCCTCAAGCGGCTCATGAAGTCCTGGGTGCAGGCGATCTGCGAGGCTCAGCCGCTCG ATGAGATCTGCGACTACTTCGGCGTGAAGATCGCCATGTACTTCGCCTGGCTCGGCTTCTACACCTCGGCCATGGTGTACCCCGCCGTCTTCGGCTCCATCCTCTACACCTTCACCGAGAGCGACCAG ACCAGCCAGGACATCTGCTGCGTGGTCTTTGCCATCTTCAACGTCATCTGGGCCACGCTGTTCCTGGAGGAGTGGAAGCGCCGCGGGGCCGAGTTCGCCTACAAGTGGGGGACGCTGGACACCCCCGCCGAGTCCATCGAAGAGCCCCGGCCCCAGTTCAGG GGCATTAAGAGAATCAGCCCCGTGACCAGCGCAGAGGAGTTCTACTACCCGCCGTGGAAGCGCCTCCTCTTCCAGTGCCTGGTCAGCCTGCCCGTCTGCCTCGCCTGCCTCTCCTTCGTCTTCCTCGTCATGCTGGGCTGCTTCCAGCTCCAG GAGTTCGTGCTGAGCATCAAGGAGCTGCCCCGCATCATCCGCTTCCTGCCCAAAATCGTCCTGGCCGTCATCGTCACGACCTGCGACGAGGTTTACAAGAAGATCGCCTACTGGCTGAACGACATGG AGAACTACCGCCTGCAGAGTGCCTACGAGAAACACCTCATCATCAAAATCGTCCTG TTTCAGTTTGTAAATTCATACCTAAGTCTTTTCTACATCGGTTTCTACCTCAAAGACATGGAGCGGCTCAAGGAG atgctggccacgctgctcaTCACCCGCCAGTTCCTGCAGAACGTCAAGGAGGTGTCGCAGCCCCACCTCTACCGCCGGCTGCGCCGGGGGGACCTCAGCCTCCGCAGCCTCCGCGAGGTCGCCCATGCCGTCCTCCGCCTGCTCGCCCGTCCCCgcggccccccagcccccggagCAGCCCCCGAGGGGTCGCGGGGCGAGAAGAAGTGTCTGaacgggggctgcggggtgccggaggaggaggaggaggaggaagagcggcGCGAGTCGGATTCGGAGGATGAGAGCGCCCTGGACTGCGGGCTGAAGCTGAAGAAGGTGAGCTTCATCGAGAAGGCCGAGCGGCGCGGCACGGAGCCCGGTGGCCCCGAGGACGAGAGTTTCCTGGAGGAGGGCAGCCCCACCATGGTGGAGAAGGGCATGGACCCCGCCTCCGTCTTCGAGCTGGGCGAGGATGAGGATGACGCTGAAGGCCCCCCGGGAAGCCCGGTTAAGGCAGCCGAGCCGGTCGCCGTCCTGCGGGGAGGTCGGAGGAGGAGGGCGGCCgagagcagggaggaggaggagggcgaggaGGAAGGGCGCAAGAGGAACCGAGCCTCCTGGATCGACCCGCCCGAGGAGGATTACTCCACGCAGCTGACGCAGGCAGAGGTGGAGAGCTGCATGAAGAAATACGAG gaCACCTTCCAGGACTACCAGGAGATGTTCATCCAGTTCGGCTACGTGGTGCTCTTCTCCTCCGCCTTCCCCCTGGCTGCCATGTGCGCCCTGGTGAACAACGTCATCGAGATCCGCAGCGACGCCTTCAAGCTGTGCACGGGGCTCCAGCGCCCCTTCGGCCAGCGGGTCGAGAGCATCGGGCAGtggcag AAGGTGATGGAGGCCATGGGCGTCCTGGCCATCGTGGTCAACTGCTACCTGATCGCGCAGTGCGGGCAGCTCCAGCGCCTCTTCCCCTGGCTCAGCCCCGAGGGAGCCATCATCTCCGTGGTGGTGCTGGAG cACTTCGCCCTGCTGCTGAAATACGTGATCCAAGTGGCCATCCCCGACATCCCCGCCTGGGTGGCCGAGGAGATGGCGAAGCTGGAGTACCAGCGCCGCGAGGCCTTCAAG AAGCACGAGCGCCAGGCGCAGCAccacttccagcagcagcagcggcgcaagcgggaggaggaggagcggcagcggcACGCCGAGTACCAGGCCCGCAAGGAGCGCGAGTCCAACCGCGACGAGGCCAAGCCCGAGGCCGCCGGGCAGGACCCGGCCCACGAGAAGAGCCAGGGCAAGGGGAAAGGCTCCGGGGGCACCTCGCACGGCTCCGACAAGCCCAAGCGTCCCAGCTCGCTGCTGGCCACCAACAACGTCATGAAGCTGAAGCAAATCATCCCTCTGCAGGGCAAGTTCCTctccgggggggccggggccggcagCACGGCCGCCGCCAGGTCCCCCCAGTCCCCCACCGGCAGCGATAACAAACTCCCCGGCTTCCTCAGCTTCAAGTTCCTGAAATCCCCCGAGACTAAGAGGGACGCGGGGACCGAGAAGGTCCAGTCGCCCACCAAGCCATTCAACCCCGGCAAGCTCTTCAATTTCGGCAAGTCCGAAGGGGCCAGCGGCAACGGGGCCGCGGCCAccgcctccccccagccccgacCCGGCCCCTCCACGGATGGGGGCGAGCGGCCGGGCCCCAGCAAGTCCCACCTCAACGGGGTGCCGGAGGACGGGGGCCGCGAGGAGCCGGAGCCGCGGGCGGAGGAGGAGAGCGGGGGCTATAAACTTTAA